The DNA window tctttttcttagaaaaaaattgattagaGTTCTTGGTTAGCTCTACAGAGTTGCATATAAGTCAAGAGGCGTGGTGGAAAATAAATTCTTTGATGATATTCAAATTCGGGTTCTAGCGGGATATTATTCGGAGGCTTCGGGAAAGATATTAtagctttggcgtccaggtaggctaggtttaccctattTTTAGATTGAGCTTACTTACCAAAAATGTTAACTATTATGTTAGCTTTGGATAAGTGTGTGTAGATACGTATTATTTGATATGTATAAACTGTCTTATTTATTCGGATTAGAACCCTGTTGTagtagattttggtattttaccttTCGATATAATATAGCACCTATCACTTTGGGACATAAAATTTAATTGCAAAATCTTTAATTTAgcccttttttaattaaaactggTGGATGATTGTTTAGACGTTGACATTGTTATAATATGGAATGGATTTTAATAATATCGATAGGTTATGGTTACTATAAGTTCTGGTTTGAGTCCGAcaattgattattatgattactatgaGTACCGATTCGAGTCCGGTAATTGACCCTTATTGTTACtttgagttccggttcgagtctggcatttgactattattattattatgagctCCGGTTCAAGTCCATCATCTGATTATAGTTGGGGTTACTCTGAGTTTCGGTTTGATTCCGACATCTGATGATTTATGTTACTTTCATCACTTGTGTGTCCCACCGGCTTATGGGGGTATGGTTGgattaattgtcttcttcagtgtgcctagcgggTTTATGGGGgctcagttaggttatgtttgatttaattGTTATTactgtattattatttttctgtatCGCACAATTTTATTCCTTTACAGTCGTTGCatagcttggtagttgtttacctttccatCCTTATTTACTAATAACTCAGATTACGTCCTTgcattgtagttataccttttatatattgagctcagtcggccgatgatgcctactaagtacccgtggtttttggtactcatactacacttctgcatctttttctaATGCAGATCCGGGCACTAGCAGTCGCCGTTGATGTGGTTCCTACCTTTCAGTGCTGGTGTTGAGCGGGGTGAGGTTACTATCATCcgaggctgatcctcctctatctactttAGTAAGTCTTTTTCACTCGAGACTACTTGtgtacattttatatttttgtctagtactctggatacctgttagtagtggctctagtactaaccttatcaggtcttgggagggattcatttGTATAGTTGGTCCTTTTTCCTTCTCTCATTTTGATATAATACATATGATCTcttcttagttttcacttattattgtggttgttattatcATACacgattttttattttgtctctgCCTATTAGCCCATTACCTATCAATccgggctatggtttggcttacctattggtgggataaggtaggcgccatcataACTTGAAAAATTGGGTCATGACCCTTGGGATCAGAGCGTAGGTCTTACTGATATTGTTAGTACTGGAGccaatgtttagtagagtcttgcggatcgGTACGAAGACGTCTTTAtcctatctttaggaggctacagagaatttttaggaaaaaaatctcattttcttgatccattttgTGCGTTGAGTCTGGGTTGGTTATAATCTTTTAATTGGTTCACTTTTTAcgcagatggctaggacacgaGGTTCGAGAGTAGGGGGTAGGGACCGCGGGTCCACTTCTAGAGTTCTATCTTAGGGTCGAGGTCAACCCAGATATCAAGGGTAGGGTAGAGCAGCAGCCCCTATTCGAGATCAGGTTAGGAATCCAGCACCTGATCCTGTTATAGCTCCGGGGATTGAGATAACTCTAGGTATTTCGCCACATCAGTAGGTGGGCCAGGGGGTAACCTAGGCTCCACCCGACTTTATATCTTTTTTAGTTATTTGGGATACATTAGTTCAGTTATTGGGGTTAGTTGGCGGTCCACCAGTTGTGAGAGCTCGGCCAGCAGCGCAGGGTGGTGCTGATTTAGGGGCACAGGCTACGGCAGCGACGCCTAGGGTAGAGGTTCCGCCAGCACCAGTAGTCCCACAGCCGCCAATAGCCCATCCACTTATGTCTgcagaggagcagaagatgttggatCAATTTTTGAGATTGACTCCACCCAGGTTTGTCGGGACCCCGGGAGAGAATGCTTATGAGTTCCTATCCAGTTGTGAGGAGCGGTTGCAGAATTTAGGGCTGGTTAAGGCGCGAGGAGTAGACTTTGTTTCTTATCTTTTTGACACAGCAGCGAGGAggtggtggagaggttatcttgattccaggccagCTGAATCTCTACCAGTGACTTGGACTCAGTTCTCCAAGGCTTTCTTGGGGAAGTATATGCCTCGTAGTATGTGTGAGCATCTCCGGGATGAGTTTACCGCATTGTGGAAGGGTTCTGTTAGCCACGcaccgatggggattatttcgtACATCTGGGCTAGGAGACTGATATCGAGGGGTTGTGAGTCATTTCTTGCATATATTTGGGATATTAGTGCTGAGAGTCCCCCACTTGACTGTCCCTGTTGTTCGcgatttttctgatgtatttctgACAGACCTACTTGGCCTTCCTCCTGAGCGTAATATAGAGTTTATTATTGACCTCGAGCctggcacccgacctatttctatggctctatatcgtatggctcctgctGAGTTAAAGGAGCTGAATAATTAGCTTCAGGATCTTCTAggtaagggatttatcagacggAGTGTATCTCCTTTGGGTGCTCCAGttttgtttgtgaagaataaaGATGGCTCCTTTCatatatgtgtattgactacaggcagttgaataaggtgacggagaaaaataaatatcctatgcctcgtattggtgatttatttgatcagcttcagggcgcgatagtgttttctaagattgatttgaggtccggtTACCATCAGCTGAGAGTTAGGGCTGCGGACATCCCTAAGATAGCCTTCAGGACTcgttatggttattatgagttcctggtgatgtcttttgggttaaccaatgctccaacaacttttatggacctgatgaatcgtgtgtttagGTCATATTTGGACTCTTTcatgatagtatttattgatgacattttggtatattcgaGGAGTAAGGAGGAGCAcgagcaacatttgaggattgtacttcATACTTTGAGAGACCACGGGCTATATGCCAAGTtcttaaagtgtgagttttggcttgagtcagtagCTTTCTTGGGGCACGTAGTGTCCAAGGACGGTATTATGGTGGACCCAGCCAAGATTAAGGCTATTTACAGTTGGGCTAGGCCTACGTTACCTTCTGAGGTTTGCAGCGttattgggttggcaggttactaCAGGCGGTTCATTAAaggtttttcttttattgcagcccctatgactagatcGACCAGGAAGGAGGTTCCGTTTCAATGGTTTGCAAGTTGTGAGGCGAGCTTTATAAAGCTTAAGAAATTgcttacttcagctcctattctGACTCTTCCTGTTGAGGGCGAGGATTTTactgtctattgtgatgcttctggtgttggtttgTGGTGTGTTCTGATGTAGCGTGGTCGTGTTATTGCATATGCATCAAGGAATTTAAaagtgcatgagcgcaactacctcactcatgacttagagttggtaGCGATAGTATTTGCACttaggatttggaggcattatttgtatggggtccgcTGTGAGATATTTATTGATCACCACAGTCTTCAGTATATTATAACCTAAAATTAGCTTAATTTGAGGCAGTGCAGATggattgagttgctgaaagactatgatatctctattatctaccatccaggtaaggcgaATGTGGTAGTGAATGCCTTGAGTTGAAAGTCAGTAAGTATAGGTAGCTTAACTTTCATTTCAGCTTCTCAGTGGCCGTTGGCTTTGGACTTTCAGTCCTTAGCTAACATGATGGTTCATTTGGATATTTCTGACCCTCAGAGAAtcattgctagtgttgaggctagaTCCACCTTGTTGGAGCAGATTTAGAGTCGTCAGTTCAAGGATGATAGGCTTCACAGCCTTCGAAAGCAGGTGTTGAGGGGTGAGTCTCAGCGGGCTACCCtagattctgagggtgtcttAAGGTTTGACGGTCGTATTTGTGTTCTAAGGGTTGGAGATTTGATCCAGTTAATTCTTTGTGAGGCTTATAGCTCCAAATACTCTATTCACCCCGGgatagctaagatgtatagggatttgaggcagcattattggtggagtggtatgcgAAGAGATATAGCAGGGTTTGTGGCTTGATGTctttgttgtcagcaggtaaaggctgagcatcagagacctggtggattgcttcagcagctacccattctcgagtggaaataagAGCGAGTTACTATGGATTTCATAGGTGGATTTCCTTGTTCATTATATGGTTTTGATAGTATTTAGTTCATCGTGGATCAATTGACTAAGTTTGCACATTTTATCCCCATTTGAGCTTCCTACAGTGCCGAGAGGTTAGCTCGTGTTTACATTCAGGAGGTAGTTTGCCTACATGGGGTTCCTGTGTCCATTAT is part of the Capsicum annuum cultivar UCD-10X-F1 unplaced genomic scaffold, UCD10Xv1.1 ctg67610, whole genome shotgun sequence genome and encodes:
- the LOC124893950 gene encoding uncharacterized mitochondrial protein AtMg00860-like, with the translated sequence MVDPAKIKAIYSWARPTLPSEVCSVIGLAGYYRRFIKGFSFIAAPMTRSTRKEVPFQWFASCEASFIKLKKLLTSAPILTLPVEGEDFTVYCDASGVGLCAERLARVYIQERYIPDESHVLQWDSVQLDIGLAFVEEPASILARDVRRLCSRDIP